Proteins encoded by one window of Candidatus Sumerlaea chitinivorans:
- a CDS encoding Permease of the drug/metabolite transporter (DMT) superfamily → MENNIGKGEEEGEERLIPAASPLKPRHKLLTSGVPNQSARVRLGLTEIAALVTLYLVWGSTYLAIRFAITTIPPFLMAGLRMLVAGSLMYVWGRTIGGAPRPTRDEWRETAIVGAFLLLGGNGFVVWAAQRIPSGVLALLVGATPVFMVLIGWLIGHDPRPRLLTWLGLLAGFLGLSVLVGPQTVVHGQALDLAGSLAAICATISWAIGSNYARSARLPKSRILTIAMEMLTGGVMLVMLGVLAGEAPRLHWGAISSQSLIAFAYLVVFGSIVGFSAYIYLLEKTRPALATSYAFVNPLVAVFLGWALASEQITARIVVATPLIVGAVVLISVDRARTKEQVLAEEVEVA, encoded by the coding sequence ATGGAAAACAACATCGGAAAAGGTGAAGAAGAAGGCGAGGAACGTCTGATTCCGGCGGCGTCTCCACTGAAGCCTCGGCACAAGCTCCTGACCTCAGGCGTGCCGAATCAAAGTGCACGGGTGCGGTTGGGACTCACCGAGATCGCTGCCTTGGTGACGCTCTATTTGGTGTGGGGTTCTACCTACCTTGCCATTCGATTCGCGATCACAACCATCCCTCCGTTCCTGATGGCAGGGTTACGGATGTTGGTGGCAGGCAGCCTGATGTACGTGTGGGGGCGCACCATTGGCGGGGCACCGCGTCCCACTCGCGACGAGTGGCGGGAAACGGCAATTGTCGGGGCATTTTTACTTCTGGGGGGTAACGGTTTCGTTGTGTGGGCTGCCCAACGGATCCCCTCGGGCGTGCTGGCCCTGTTGGTTGGCGCGACTCCCGTTTTCATGGTCTTGATCGGTTGGCTCATCGGCCATGATCCGAGGCCGCGACTGTTGACGTGGCTGGGCCTTTTGGCTGGCTTCTTGGGACTGAGCGTTCTTGTGGGGCCACAAACGGTGGTTCACGGGCAGGCTCTGGATTTGGCGGGCTCATTGGCCGCGATTTGTGCAACGATCTCGTGGGCGATCGGATCCAATTACGCACGCAGCGCCCGGCTCCCTAAATCTCGCATTCTCACAATCGCAATGGAGATGCTTACCGGGGGCGTCATGCTGGTTATGCTGGGCGTTCTTGCTGGCGAGGCACCCCGGTTGCATTGGGGCGCGATCTCCTCTCAATCGTTGATAGCGTTCGCCTACCTTGTGGTCTTTGGCTCGATCGTTGGATTTTCGGCATATATCTATTTATTGGAGAAGACGCGTCCGGCGCTGGCAACCTCGTATGCTTTCGTCAACCCACTGGTGGCCGTGTTTCTTGGCTGGGCGTTGGCCTCGGAGCAGATCACTGCGCGCATCGTAGTGGCGACGCCGTTGATCGTTGGAGCGGTCGTCCTCATCTCTGTGGATCGGGCGCGGACCAAGGAACAAGTGCTCGCTGAAGAGGTGGAGGTTGCGTGA
- a CDS encoding polysaccharide deacetylase, with amino-acid sequence MSSHNQIWIESDRKLFGSHRQRVLQLFLACLLSISSALGWPFQWFPPRQNEDVSEATPDRSFRMKMSEKSRSTTSRQKPWRGRRDKQKRAGKETASESADPHEPQDRLTLPTGENSESSGFIVMVYDASDSLSALARSCSTTPQAILSLNRLRYEDLRSGQVLRLPSPQVVETTSMLSKVLAPHEQLQREIWRGVRGKRAVALTFDAGGEANGARELLAYLRDAEVPATFFVTGMFVRRYPEIVREIAAQGHSIHNHSWSHPYFTKIEPTAIREELIKADEWVTSVTGRSTRPYWRPPFGDRNRRVLQLAAECGFQSVYWTLDSLDSYGDHPSAESIAQRVLSPLRGRPPEEDFLDGAIILLHVGEPATVQALPTIVERLRQYGYRLVSLRELLEP; translated from the coding sequence GTGAGCTCGCACAATCAAATTTGGATTGAATCGGATAGGAAGCTCTTCGGCTCCCACCGCCAGCGAGTCCTGCAACTGTTCCTCGCCTGTCTTCTGAGCATATCTTCCGCATTGGGATGGCCCTTCCAGTGGTTTCCGCCTCGGCAAAATGAGGACGTCTCTGAGGCGACTCCTGATCGCTCGTTTCGGATGAAAATGAGCGAAAAAAGTCGGAGCACTACTTCTCGACAAAAACCGTGGCGTGGGAGAAGGGATAAGCAAAAGAGGGCTGGGAAAGAAACCGCGAGCGAGTCCGCAGATCCCCACGAGCCCCAGGACCGACTGACCTTGCCCACGGGGGAGAACTCAGAATCCAGCGGGTTCATTGTGATGGTTTACGACGCAAGCGATTCGCTTTCGGCGTTGGCGAGAAGCTGTTCGACGACGCCGCAAGCGATTCTCAGCCTCAATCGCCTTCGATACGAAGATCTGCGGAGTGGACAGGTTCTGCGGTTGCCGAGCCCCCAAGTGGTGGAAACCACTTCGATGCTTTCCAAAGTTCTCGCTCCGCACGAGCAGCTTCAGCGGGAGATTTGGCGTGGGGTGCGGGGTAAACGCGCCGTCGCTCTGACCTTCGATGCTGGAGGAGAAGCAAATGGGGCGCGGGAGCTCTTGGCTTATTTGCGGGACGCTGAAGTGCCAGCCACCTTTTTTGTCACAGGGATGTTCGTCCGGCGTTACCCAGAAATCGTTCGTGAAATCGCAGCTCAAGGGCACTCGATCCACAACCATTCCTGGTCCCATCCGTATTTTACGAAGATTGAGCCCACTGCGATCCGAGAAGAGCTGATCAAGGCCGATGAATGGGTGACGAGCGTCACTGGCCGCTCGACGCGCCCCTATTGGCGTCCTCCCTTTGGTGACCGAAACCGTCGGGTTTTGCAGTTGGCAGCGGAGTGTGGCTTCCAATCTGTTTACTGGACATTGGACAGCTTGGATTCCTACGGCGACCACCCCTCGGCCGAGAGCATTGCACAGCGTGTCCTTTCGCCCCTCAGAGGTCGTCCGCCTGAGGAGGATTTCCTTGATGGTGCCATCATTCTTCTGCACGTAGGGGAGCCTGCGACTGTTCAGGCGCTTCCGACGATTGTCGAACGGTTGCGTCAGTATGGGTACCGACTTGTTTCTTTGCGGGAATTACTCGAACCCTGA
- a CDS encoding Phosphomannomutase: MLEQEIIERIRSFIDGADAETLRETVELLLATIQSGDPTPVQEAFYQELDFGTGGLRGIMGPGTNRMNRVLVAKATQGLVNYIKKQVSGGTGSVCIAYDSRLRSAEFAREAARVVAGNGLKAFLFEDVRPTPELSFAVRHFKATAGIVITASHNPKEYNGYKVYWSDGAQVVPPHDRGIIAEVRNVTSMKQVMLADYAQEVQHGNIHLIGETVDRLFLDSLEAVHLRRQLTHDRGGELRVVYTPLHGTGIRLVPDALRRWGFFDLHVVTEQAEPDGNFPTTKSPNPEERAAMELALKLAESVKADVVLATDPDADRLGVAVRHNDQYQLLTGNQVGALLSWYICQTLKEQGRLPTNGVLVKTIVTTDLIEMIAKDFGVDLDQCLTGFKYIGEFIRRYEEEGQPGKAAKTFLFGCEESYGYLAGTHARDKDSVVSACLVAEVALWAKMEGKTLVDLLEDLYARYGIHVETQLSKTMPGVAGMKQIASLMQMLRQAPPSEIGGVRVTGVVDIDTNSRLDVATGKRSVGPNLPRSNVVIFELEDGSKVIARPSGTEPKIKFYFMVVDRQGIPLSDRAEVRRRVAACEEKQQRLVDAIAKMVTEHSAA; encoded by the coding sequence ATGCTGGAACAAGAAATCATCGAGCGAATTCGTAGCTTCATTGATGGTGCTGACGCGGAAACCTTGCGTGAAACGGTGGAATTGCTTCTCGCAACGATTCAGTCTGGTGATCCCACGCCGGTGCAGGAGGCTTTCTATCAGGAGTTGGACTTTGGGACGGGCGGGTTGCGTGGAATCATGGGGCCGGGCACCAATCGCATGAACCGAGTGCTTGTTGCCAAGGCCACCCAAGGTCTTGTTAATTACATCAAGAAACAGGTTTCTGGCGGAACTGGTTCCGTGTGTATTGCGTATGATTCGCGCCTACGTAGTGCAGAGTTTGCGCGCGAGGCTGCACGGGTGGTGGCAGGGAACGGCCTCAAAGCGTTTCTGTTCGAGGACGTCCGTCCCACACCCGAACTTTCCTTTGCTGTGCGGCACTTCAAAGCAACGGCGGGTATTGTTATCACCGCGAGCCACAATCCGAAAGAGTACAACGGCTATAAGGTCTACTGGAGCGACGGCGCCCAGGTCGTCCCACCACACGATCGTGGCATCATTGCAGAGGTGCGCAACGTCACAAGCATGAAGCAGGTGATGTTGGCCGATTATGCCCAAGAGGTCCAGCACGGCAACATTCATCTCATCGGGGAAACGGTAGACCGCCTATTCCTTGATTCTCTTGAGGCTGTACATTTGCGTCGGCAGCTGACCCATGATCGCGGTGGAGAGTTGCGAGTCGTCTACACCCCGCTTCACGGGACTGGGATTCGCCTTGTACCAGATGCGCTGCGGCGGTGGGGGTTCTTTGATCTTCATGTGGTGACGGAGCAAGCCGAGCCAGATGGCAACTTCCCCACCACCAAATCCCCCAACCCGGAAGAGCGCGCAGCTATGGAGCTTGCGCTCAAGCTTGCCGAAAGCGTGAAGGCCGACGTGGTGTTGGCAACCGATCCAGACGCAGATCGCCTCGGCGTCGCTGTGCGGCACAATGACCAATACCAACTGCTAACGGGGAACCAGGTGGGCGCGCTCCTGTCGTGGTACATCTGCCAGACGTTGAAAGAGCAAGGGCGGCTGCCGACCAACGGCGTGCTCGTAAAGACGATTGTTACGACCGACCTCATTGAGATGATCGCGAAGGATTTCGGGGTTGATCTCGACCAGTGCCTGACTGGCTTCAAGTACATCGGAGAGTTCATCCGGCGTTACGAAGAAGAAGGTCAACCCGGCAAAGCAGCCAAGACGTTCCTCTTCGGCTGCGAAGAAAGCTATGGTTACTTGGCTGGAACCCATGCGCGGGACAAGGATTCGGTTGTTTCGGCTTGTCTTGTTGCTGAGGTTGCCCTGTGGGCAAAAATGGAAGGCAAAACGCTTGTCGATCTTCTTGAAGATCTATACGCCCGTTATGGCATCCACGTTGAGACCCAACTATCGAAAACGATGCCGGGGGTGGCCGGCATGAAGCAGATTGCGTCGCTCATGCAGATGTTGCGGCAAGCCCCACCTTCGGAAATTGGCGGCGTCCGGGTCACCGGCGTGGTGGATATTGATACAAACAGCCGGCTGGACGTTGCGACAGGGAAACGTTCTGTGGGGCCGAATCTTCCGCGTTCGAATGTCGTGATCTTCGAACTTGAGGATGGAAGCAAGGTGATTGCGCGCCCCTCAGGTACAGAGCCAAAGATCAAGTTCTACTTTATGGTCGTGGACCGGCAGGGAATTCCGCTGAGCGATCGCGCCGAGGTCCGGCGACGGGTTGCCGCGTGTGAGGAAAAGCAGCAACGCTTGGTGGATGCCATTGCGAAAATGGTGACAGAACATTCGGCCGCGTAG
- a CDS encoding Hydroxyacylglutathione hydrolase, producing the protein MMLYVRHFRLNPEFVNSYVVADSESGQALLVDAGEWSSEIARFIEKSRLTLTGIFITHRHYDHVGALPEYIARYPNVRVYCGEPVGAGTDVFVRVRDGDSVALGRNAATVYHVPGHTDDQYVLYFPDAGLLFSGDTLFAGSVGGTSGEVARNQQLTALRQKILVLSDRVRVFPGHGPVTTVGIERRANPFLA; encoded by the coding sequence ATGATGCTTTACGTGCGTCATTTTAGACTAAATCCAGAATTTGTAAATTCCTACGTCGTTGCGGATTCAGAAAGTGGGCAGGCGTTGCTTGTGGATGCTGGCGAGTGGTCGTCCGAGATTGCCCGTTTTATCGAGAAGAGTCGCCTGACGTTGACCGGCATTTTTATCACGCATCGCCACTATGACCATGTGGGGGCGTTGCCCGAATACATAGCACGTTATCCAAATGTGAGGGTTTACTGTGGTGAACCCGTAGGGGCAGGCACTGACGTTTTTGTGAGGGTTCGCGATGGGGATTCGGTCGCGCTGGGCAGGAATGCGGCCACCGTTTATCACGTGCCCGGACACACCGACGATCAATATGTCCTATATTTTCCCGACGCAGGTTTACTGTTTTCTGGCGATACTCTGTTTGCCGGCAGTGTGGGCGGTACTTCCGGCGAGGTGGCGCGCAACCAGCAGCTCACCGCTCTGCGTCAGAAAATCCTCGTGTTATCAGACCGTGTGCGGGTATTTCCCGGCCATGGCCCAGTCACCACCGTTGGAATTGAGCGGCGAGCGAATCCTTTCTTGGCTTGA
- a CDS encoding GTP-binding protein HflX — protein sequence MRRRSTSPSPEQNVRAELPEPEREVYLVCALQTPQVSAEEAQLSLEELQRLVQSASGEIADALIVRLREITAGTFLTRGRVQQLKACAEAFELTGIVFDQDFSPVQVRNLTDEIGVRIIGRSELILDIFARRARTHEGKLQVELAQLQYLLPRLIGKGFVLSRLGGGIGTRGPGETKLEMDRRRIAARIAHLRHELNALRRHRDTQRKRRVRSQVLTIALIGYTNAGKSTLLRTLTQAEVHVADQLFATLDPTARKTILPDGRLAVFTDTVGFIHRLPPALLDAFKATLEEICYADLLLHVVDASSPLFEREVATTEQILADLGAGQKPILRVYNKIDQGLSEAAAERLRSSEEEAVAISALYKVGILDLLNAITRITSPNRQRIRLSIPYERCDLLGQLYAKATVEKIAYENAAIEVEAIADLQGLGSAFSPYVVREQSKPTSSE from the coding sequence GTGAGGCGGAGATCCACATCGCCATCCCCTGAGCAGAATGTTCGAGCAGAGCTACCCGAACCTGAGCGGGAAGTTTATCTTGTCTGCGCTTTGCAAACCCCACAGGTCAGTGCCGAGGAGGCTCAACTCTCGCTCGAGGAGCTTCAGCGATTGGTCCAATCCGCCTCGGGCGAAATTGCGGACGCACTCATCGTTCGATTGAGGGAAATTACGGCTGGCACGTTTCTTACCCGCGGGCGTGTGCAGCAGCTTAAAGCCTGTGCGGAGGCGTTCGAACTTACAGGCATTGTCTTCGATCAGGACTTCTCCCCCGTTCAAGTTCGCAACCTGACTGATGAGATCGGGGTCAGGATCATCGGGCGATCCGAACTCATTCTCGATATCTTTGCTCGACGCGCCAGAACCCACGAAGGGAAGCTTCAAGTCGAACTGGCCCAACTCCAGTACCTGCTACCGCGCCTCATCGGAAAAGGATTTGTCTTGTCGCGCCTCGGAGGTGGGATCGGGACTCGAGGCCCGGGCGAAACGAAACTCGAAATGGACCGCCGACGCATTGCTGCACGCATTGCGCATCTCCGCCATGAGCTGAACGCCCTCCGTCGCCACCGGGATACCCAGCGCAAGCGTCGTGTGCGCAGTCAGGTGCTCACGATCGCTCTCATTGGCTACACCAACGCCGGCAAATCGACGCTTCTGCGAACATTGACGCAAGCCGAGGTGCACGTTGCCGATCAGTTGTTTGCCACACTGGACCCCACGGCGCGAAAGACGATTTTGCCCGACGGTAGACTTGCGGTGTTTACCGATACCGTCGGCTTTATCCACCGCTTGCCTCCGGCTCTATTGGATGCCTTCAAAGCCACGCTCGAAGAAATCTGCTATGCGGATTTGCTCCTCCATGTGGTGGATGCATCCTCGCCTCTCTTTGAGCGAGAAGTGGCGACTACCGAGCAGATTCTCGCGGACTTGGGGGCTGGGCAAAAACCTATCCTTCGGGTTTACAACAAAATTGACCAAGGCCTGAGTGAAGCCGCTGCCGAGCGACTGCGTTCCTCCGAGGAGGAAGCGGTTGCTATCTCGGCACTGTATAAAGTTGGCATTCTCGATCTACTCAATGCAATCACGCGGATCACCTCACCAAATCGTCAGCGGATTCGTCTTTCCATTCCTTACGAGAGATGTGATTTGCTCGGGCAACTTTATGCAAAAGCGACAGTGGAGAAGATCGCATACGAGAATGCGGCGATTGAGGTTGAAGCGATTGCCGATCTTCAAGGCCTGGGAAGTGCGTTCTCGCCCTATGTGGTCCGCGAGCAAAGCAAACCCACCTCAAGCGAATAG
- a CDS encoding Glycerol-3-phosphate ABC transporter, periplasmic glycerol-3-phosphate-binding protein, producing MRNRLLKFRSLVFLSSIAYVLSAAPIAVAQQSAGEKTTIQFWHYFGGDHIKTMKEFIAEFEAQNPDIKVEPVFQGRPNELSQKLQSSFATTPANNPAIATVYENWTSDYVAKGLMDPVENYFDGTDGLSKEEQADFVATFREANTWNGKWTTMPFNKSIYVLYVNMDRLKKAGFTTAPRTLSELKEAVIKCTERDGARVKTYGIGVNPQSEAFTTLYYAAGGEYLDAQNNPIFANPTGEAVLNFWRELQFPTKHLYVTTDYMDAPFGNEMIAMFIYSSASFPYNERSVKNKFEWAVAPIPAMEGKEPRYLMQGTNIGIFKNRPENERKAAWKFLKFLTSPKNCVTWATRTGYMPIRYSMLKDPRMIEYMEKNPRYAVAANLVVSNKGKQEPSLAVWEGIRQDLSRMVDDVLNRNADPKKVLEETQKKTAERLQRAQGEKK from the coding sequence ATGCGTAACCGACTCTTGAAATTCCGTTCCCTCGTTTTCCTGAGCTCAATTGCCTACGTTCTAAGCGCCGCGCCAATTGCCGTAGCTCAGCAGAGTGCTGGCGAGAAAACTACGATTCAGTTCTGGCACTACTTTGGCGGGGATCACATCAAGACGATGAAGGAATTCATTGCCGAATTTGAAGCTCAAAACCCGGACATCAAAGTTGAGCCCGTTTTCCAAGGACGCCCGAACGAACTCTCGCAGAAGCTTCAAAGCTCCTTTGCTACCACACCCGCCAACAATCCTGCGATTGCCACGGTTTATGAAAACTGGACCAGCGATTACGTGGCCAAAGGGCTCATGGATCCCGTGGAAAACTACTTCGATGGAACCGATGGGCTTTCGAAAGAGGAACAAGCGGACTTTGTTGCGACATTTCGCGAAGCCAATACATGGAACGGCAAATGGACGACGATGCCGTTCAACAAAAGCATCTACGTGCTGTACGTGAATATGGATCGCCTGAAAAAGGCTGGTTTTACCACTGCGCCGCGCACCCTAAGCGAATTGAAAGAGGCGGTCATCAAATGCACAGAGCGCGACGGTGCACGGGTAAAAACCTACGGCATCGGGGTGAATCCGCAGAGCGAAGCTTTCACGACCCTGTACTATGCTGCGGGTGGGGAGTATCTCGACGCGCAGAACAATCCCATCTTCGCCAATCCGACCGGTGAAGCAGTGCTGAACTTCTGGCGGGAACTCCAATTCCCCACCAAGCACTTGTACGTGACCACTGACTACATGGATGCGCCGTTTGGCAATGAGATGATCGCCATGTTCATCTACAGTAGTGCCAGCTTCCCGTATAACGAGCGCTCCGTGAAAAACAAATTTGAGTGGGCCGTTGCTCCGATCCCAGCCATGGAAGGGAAAGAACCCCGCTACTTGATGCAAGGCACGAACATTGGAATCTTCAAAAACCGGCCTGAAAACGAGCGCAAAGCAGCGTGGAAATTCCTTAAGTTCCTCACCTCACCCAAGAATTGTGTGACGTGGGCCACGCGAACGGGGTATATGCCGATCCGTTACTCGATGCTAAAAGATCCGCGAATGATCGAGTACATGGAGAAGAATCCGCGCTACGCTGTCGCAGCAAACCTTGTGGTTTCGAACAAGGGAAAGCAAGAACCCAGCCTCGCTGTTTGGGAAGGAATCCGACAAGATCTCAGCCGCATGGTGGACGACGTGCTGAACCGGAATGCTGACCCGAAAAAAGTGTTGGAAGAGACCCAGAAGAAGACGGCCGAGCGTCTGCAAAGAGCTCAGGGCGAAAAGAAGTAG
- a CDS encoding Ethanolamine utilization protein similar to PduA/PduJ — MADAVGMVEVSSVAMGYEVEDAMLKAAEVQLLVARTICSGKFLVAVGGKVADVMSSVNAGVDVAREGIIDHIVIPNIHPAVLPAITGSVDLKPEEARALGIIETFSAATAVEAADAAVKAGSVTLFRVHLAMALGGKGFVLVTGDVSACRAAVDAGAAVAAEHGLLVNRVVIPGPRRELFREYI; from the coding sequence ATGGCAGATGCAGTTGGGATGGTTGAGGTCTCCTCCGTAGCAATGGGTTACGAAGTTGAAGACGCCATGCTGAAGGCGGCTGAGGTTCAACTTTTGGTGGCCCGCACAATTTGCTCTGGGAAGTTCCTTGTGGCAGTTGGCGGAAAAGTGGCGGACGTCATGAGCAGCGTTAACGCAGGAGTCGACGTTGCCCGCGAAGGCATCATTGATCACATTGTGATTCCGAACATTCACCCAGCGGTGCTGCCTGCAATCACAGGCAGTGTTGACTTGAAACCCGAAGAAGCACGCGCACTTGGGATTATCGAGACCTTTAGCGCCGCAACCGCAGTCGAGGCCGCCGATGCTGCGGTAAAAGCAGGAAGCGTGACGCTCTTCCGAGTCCACCTCGCGATGGCGCTGGGAGGCAAGGGGTTCGTCTTGGTCACTGGCGACGTCAGCGCCTGCCGGGCGGCTGTGGATGCTGGGGCAGCCGTTGCTGCAGAGCACGGCTTACTCGTGAACCGGGTTGTCATCCCGGGGCCGCGCCGTGAACTCTTTCGAGAGTACATCTAA
- a CDS encoding Cob(III)alamin reductase, which yields MSVTPETVFEKGVVGAGGAGFPTHVKMRAEAEVFILNAAECEPLLHKDKELLMHHTDEVLAGIQFARAMTRARRCVIGIKEKYHEVIAKLERVVPEGIEVAHLRDTYPAGDEFLLVYDVTKRVIPPGGLPLHVGCIVNNVETMFNLGKEGPVTHKFLTVTGAVAQPCTLEVPIGTPVGEVIEAAGGSTVREFGVLLNGVMMGKLCTDLTTPVTKTTGGVYVLPEHHPLLRRYRMDYPTINRIGRSACDQCSFCTEMCPRYLLGHPIEPHKAMRALGFTLESASLIVGTTYCCECNICTMIACPEDLDPRNVCIQDKALVKEKGLKWSGDPHSVRPHPMYEARRTPTKRLITKLGLHGFPNEGALRPKPLETGRVRIPLKQHVGAAALPIVEVGAKVRCGDLIAMPPRDQLGAPIHASIHGTVTAIGDSIEITA from the coding sequence ATGAGCGTCACGCCCGAGACCGTATTTGAGAAAGGTGTCGTTGGTGCCGGCGGAGCGGGTTTTCCTACGCACGTAAAAATGCGCGCCGAAGCCGAGGTTTTCATCCTCAACGCCGCGGAATGTGAACCCCTTCTGCACAAGGACAAAGAATTGCTCATGCACCACACGGACGAGGTGCTGGCGGGCATCCAATTTGCGCGCGCGATGACGCGAGCTCGAAGATGCGTGATCGGGATCAAAGAGAAGTATCATGAGGTGATTGCTAAGCTGGAGCGGGTCGTTCCGGAGGGAATAGAGGTCGCTCACCTCCGCGATACGTACCCCGCGGGTGACGAGTTCCTACTTGTCTACGACGTGACCAAGCGGGTTATCCCCCCGGGCGGGTTGCCACTTCACGTCGGTTGCATCGTCAACAACGTCGAAACGATGTTCAATCTCGGCAAGGAAGGGCCTGTCACCCACAAGTTCCTAACCGTGACTGGCGCTGTGGCTCAACCGTGCACATTAGAAGTGCCGATTGGAACGCCGGTGGGCGAGGTCATCGAGGCGGCGGGTGGGAGCACAGTGCGCGAGTTTGGCGTGCTGCTGAACGGCGTCATGATGGGCAAGTTGTGTACGGATCTCACCACGCCGGTAACGAAAACGACAGGCGGGGTTTACGTCTTGCCCGAGCATCATCCCCTGCTGCGGCGCTATCGAATGGATTACCCCACCATTAATCGCATTGGGCGGTCAGCATGCGATCAGTGTTCCTTTTGCACGGAGATGTGCCCACGCTATCTCCTCGGGCACCCGATTGAGCCCCACAAAGCGATGCGCGCACTCGGGTTCACGTTGGAGAGCGCTTCCCTGATTGTGGGGACAACTTATTGTTGCGAGTGCAACATCTGCACAATGATCGCGTGCCCGGAGGACCTCGACCCGAGAAACGTTTGCATTCAGGATAAAGCGCTCGTGAAAGAAAAGGGACTGAAATGGTCAGGGGATCCTCACAGCGTTCGCCCACATCCTATGTATGAAGCCCGGCGCACACCGACCAAACGTCTGATCACAAAGCTTGGCCTTCACGGCTTTCCAAACGAAGGGGCCTTGCGACCAAAGCCTCTTGAAACCGGTCGAGTGCGAATCCCTCTGAAACAGCACGTTGGTGCGGCGGCTCTCCCCATCGTCGAAGTCGGAGCAAAGGTGCGGTGTGGCGACCTGATTGCTATGCCACCCCGCGATCAGCTTGGGGCTCCCATTCACGCAAGTATCCACGGCACGGTAACCGCAATCGGCGATTCCATAGAGATTACAGCATAG
- a CDS encoding anti-sigma-factor antagonist — protein MQPRPEANPPDAISFAEAGDGVVVIRVRGRGSFANSADLKRLATELAQKYLSSGRKYTFVFDMAECETLDSTFMGILAAIGLRQIQDTGSKAIVVRPRDHVARLLHTLGLHHILRLRTGSEGEAPKVDQADFKAADHQQQSRLDQILDMLEAHKTLCDIDSGNVIRFANVLEYLKDSLERERGKQ, from the coding sequence ATGCAACCACGCCCTGAAGCTAATCCTCCTGACGCAATCTCATTTGCTGAGGCTGGTGATGGCGTGGTGGTGATTCGCGTGCGTGGGCGAGGTTCGTTCGCGAATAGCGCCGATCTTAAGCGCCTCGCCACCGAGCTCGCGCAGAAGTACCTGAGTAGCGGCCGGAAGTATACATTTGTGTTCGATATGGCAGAGTGCGAGACTTTGGACTCCACTTTTATGGGAATTCTGGCTGCCATTGGCCTCCGGCAAATTCAAGACACCGGCAGCAAAGCCATTGTGGTTCGCCCCCGAGACCATGTCGCGCGACTCCTCCATACCCTTGGTCTCCACCACATTCTGCGGCTTCGAACGGGGAGCGAGGGGGAGGCGCCAAAAGTTGATCAAGCTGATTTCAAAGCCGCCGACCACCAGCAACAGAGTCGGCTCGACCAAATTCTGGACATGTTGGAAGCGCACAAGACGCTTTGCGACATTGATTCTGGAAACGTCATCCGTTTCGCAAACGTGCTGGAGTACCTAAAAGATAGCCTTGAGCGCGAACGCGGCAAACAGTAG
- a CDS encoding UPF0047 protein Bsu YugU has product MLRQFTVRTHRRTEFIDITAQVRSAIQESGVREGICVVYCPHTTGAITVNEHADPDVVSDLGMALGRIAPHGWDYQHAEGNSDSHIQCSLVGPSQTLIIHEGQLLLGTWQGVFFCEFDGPRQRHFYVKILGDGERKLS; this is encoded by the coding sequence ATGTTGCGGCAGTTTACAGTCCGAACGCATAGGCGGACAGAGTTTATCGACATCACAGCGCAAGTTCGCTCGGCCATTCAGGAAAGCGGTGTGCGCGAGGGCATCTGCGTGGTGTATTGTCCGCATACAACGGGGGCAATCACGGTCAACGAGCACGCAGACCCTGATGTCGTGTCGGACCTCGGCATGGCTCTTGGGCGGATTGCACCCCATGGTTGGGACTATCAGCACGCGGAGGGCAACAGCGATTCTCACATTCAATGCTCGCTCGTCGGTCCTTCCCAGACCCTAATCATCCACGAAGGGCAGCTTCTCCTTGGCACATGGCAAGGTGTTTTCTTTTGTGAATTTGACGGCCCACGCCAGCGACATTTCTACGTAAAGATTCTCGGGGATGGTGAAAGGAAACTCTCATGA
- a CDS encoding Nudix hydrolase family protein, with protein MTQNKPYRLSAKALILDKSGRILLVRRSARSRGNPLRWDLPGGKVEGAEPFEEALRREVLEETNVNVELVRLVGAVESESPTARIVCVVMEARALDTQVQLSAEHDEARWVRAHDLGGLEIVPYLEPIFAKYKCKPS; from the coding sequence GTGACGCAAAACAAGCCATATCGTCTGTCGGCAAAAGCACTGATCCTCGACAAAAGTGGCCGCATCCTCCTTGTGAGGCGGAGCGCGCGGAGTCGCGGCAATCCCCTCCGCTGGGATTTACCGGGTGGCAAAGTCGAGGGGGCGGAACCTTTTGAAGAAGCATTGAGGCGGGAGGTTCTGGAAGAGACCAATGTGAACGTTGAGCTTGTCCGTCTTGTGGGAGCAGTGGAAAGCGAAAGTCCTACGGCGCGCATCGTTTGCGTGGTCATGGAAGCTCGAGCCCTCGATACGCAAGTGCAACTAAGCGCCGAGCATGACGAAGCTCGATGGGTGCGGGCCCACGACCTTGGCGGGTTGGAAATCGTTCCTTATCTGGAACCTATTTTTGCGAAATACAAATGCAAGCCATCATGA